The following proteins come from a genomic window of Macrobrachium rosenbergii isolate ZJJX-2024 chromosome 39, ASM4041242v1, whole genome shotgun sequence:
- the LOC136825682 gene encoding putative N-acetylated-alpha-linked acidic dipeptidase isoform X1 gives MKTPRSSALTGCLWGAAAFAVISVMVVAVVTFSEREKRFEEAKKVVPIQELEEYIINNINPDNIRNYLREMTRKPSLGGTEGERELARWIEGHWKEQGLDEVHLVPYQVLLSYPSPDVPNLVRIVDSNDDRAIWVSASKQKPLYAEEEDLPELPFTFNGYAFPGNVTSDVVYANYGREQDFDFLESKSVDLTGKIIIARYGKIYRANIAEMAEARGAVGVVLFSDPIDYSPEGLDFVYPNSYFMPPSAAPFGTVKLVEGDPLTPFYPATESAFHIPEEEARIPKVPVQPISPEDAWQILSRMEGETAPSDWQGGLNFTYRLGPGFQQKNLKVNLDVNNENTPTTTYNVIGIIKGSVEPDRYVLLGNHYDAWIFGSIDPHSGTAAMLELSRLLMQLTKEKGWRPRRSLVFCAWGAEEHGIVASLEWAEQFEKQLASRAVAYLNVDMAIEGNYTLRTKSAPLLYDVIFEGTKKIPNPNPEEVAEGRTTVYDTWALRRPDTVQPGLPLMQFIGSGSDYKGFQHNIGIPSMDVRYTHDNATIGEPLYHTLYETFAAVDEIYDRGFLYHKAVTALWGDVAVVLSESKILPYSLGAYADFISRALEGIINTYEDLIATRNITLEFFTEAVANFDKTVKNFTEELKQVDMENPLQVRKVNDQIMMVERAFIDPRGLPGRPEYNHVVMAPSQKDAYSGTAFAGLKDTLVAITETSEDKRDGLWRTFAHHLAAVTHLLNTAAKVLTDDLW, from the exons TGGTCGCGGTGGTGACTTTCtcggagagagagaagaggttcgAAGAAGCAAAGAAGGTGGTGCCAATACAAGAACTAGAAGAGTACATCATCAACAACATCAATCCTGACAATATCAGAAATTATCTTAG GGAGATGACCAGAAAACCGAGCCTTGGTGGCACCGAGGGAGAGAGGGAGTTGGCTCGATGGATTGAAGGCCACTGGAAGGAACAGGGACTGGACGAAGTGCACCTCGTTCCATACCAAGTTCTTCTCTCGTACCCGAGTCCAGACGTTCCGAATCTG GTTCGCATTGTTGACAGTAACGACGACAGAGCAATATGGGTCTCGGCCTCAAAGCAGAAGCCTCTGTATGCTGAAGAGGAGGACTTACCGGAACTCCCATTTACTTTCAACGGCTACGCGTTCCCCGGCAATGTGACG AGTGATGTAGTTTATGCCAATTACGGACGGGAGCAGGACTTTGACTTTTTGGAGAGTAAAAGTGTCGACCTCACTGGCAAGATCATTATTGCAAGATACGGAAAAATCTACAGAGCCAATATT GCAGAGATGGCAGAGGCCAGAGGGGCCGTCGGTGTGGTCCTCTTCAGCGACCCTATAGATTACTCCCCCGAAGGCTTGGATTTCGTTTACCCTAATTCGTACTTCATGCCCCCCTCAGCTGCTCCATTTGGCACTGTGAAACTGGTGGAAGGCGATCCTCTCACCCCGTTCTATCCTGCCACAG AGAGTGCATTCCACATCCCAGAAGAGGAAGCACGAATTCCAAAGGTGCCCGTTCAACCTATCAGCCCTGAAGATGCGTGGCAAATCCTAAG TCGAATGGAAGGCGAGACAGCACCCAGTGATTGGCAAGGTGGTTTGAACTTTACCTATCGCCTAGGACCAGGATTCCAGCAGAAAAATCTGAAAGTGAACTTggatgtaaataatgaaaatactccCACTACAACGTACAATGTCATTGGCATTATTAAGGGAAGCGTAGAGCCAG ATCGATATGTATTGCTTGGCAACCACTATGATGCGTGGATTTTTGGGTCTATTGACCCTCACTCTGGGACAGCAGCTATGCTAGAGCTTTCTCGCCTCCTAATGCAACTTACAAAGGAAAAAG GTTGGCGTCCGAGGAGGTCGCTGGTCTTCTGTGCTTGGGGCGCTGAAGAACATGGTATTGTTGCTTCCTTGGAATGGGCAGAACAGTTTGAAAAGCAGCTAGCCTCTCGAGCCGTTGCCTACCTTAATGTCGACATGGCTATTGAAG GTAACTACACTCTCCGCACGAAGTCGGCACCTTTGTTGTACGACGTCATCTTCGAGGGGACAAAAAAG ATTCCCAACCCGAACCCCGAAGAAGTGGCTGAAGGTCGAACGACCGTCTACGATACCTGGGCCTTGAGGAGACCTGACACAGTTCAGCCTGGTCTGCCACTGATGCAGTTCATAGGATCTGGCAGCGATTACAAGGGCTTCCAGCATAACATTGGTATTCCGAGTATGGATGTGCGATACACACACGACAAT GCTACTATAGGAGAACCACTGTACCACACACTGTACGAGACATTTGCCGCCGTTGACGAAATCTACGACAGAGGCTTCCTCTACCATAAGGCAGTCACAGCTCTCTGGGGTGACGTCGCTGTGGTGCTTTCGGAGTCGAAG ATACTTCCCTATTCTCTGGGGGCCTATGCTGATTTCATCAGTAGGGCTTTGGAAGGTATTATCAACACCTATGAAGATTTGATCGCCACGAGAAACATCACCTTGG agttCTTCACGGAAGCCGTTGCAAACTTTGATAAGACGGTGAAGAATTTCACAGAAGAGCTGAAACAAGTCGACATGGAAAA tCCACTCCAGGTACGTAAAGTTAACGACCAGATAATGATGGTAGAGAGAGCTTTCATCGATCCACGAGGGTTGCCTGGGAGACCGGAATACAA CCACGTCGTGATGGCACCGAGCCAGAAGGACGCCTATTCAGGAACAGCCTTCGCGGGACTCAAAGACACACTGGTGGCCATTACTGAAACCTCGGAAGACAAACGGGACGGCCTTTGGAGGACCTTCGCTCACCATCTAGCTGCCGTGACGCACCTGTTAAACACTGCTGCGAAGGTACTCACGGACGACCTCTGGTAA
- the LOC136825682 gene encoding putative N-acetylated-alpha-linked acidic dipeptidase isoform X2: MPRSGACDACDLNRTIPLWRMLSFLLGIALVVAVVTFSEREKRFEEAKKVVPIQELEEYIINNINPDNIRNYLREMTRKPSLGGTEGERELARWIEGHWKEQGLDEVHLVPYQVLLSYPSPDVPNLVRIVDSNDDRAIWVSASKQKPLYAEEEDLPELPFTFNGYAFPGNVTSDVVYANYGREQDFDFLESKSVDLTGKIIIARYGKIYRANIAEMAEARGAVGVVLFSDPIDYSPEGLDFVYPNSYFMPPSAAPFGTVKLVEGDPLTPFYPATESAFHIPEEEARIPKVPVQPISPEDAWQILSRMEGETAPSDWQGGLNFTYRLGPGFQQKNLKVNLDVNNENTPTTTYNVIGIIKGSVEPDRYVLLGNHYDAWIFGSIDPHSGTAAMLELSRLLMQLTKEKGWRPRRSLVFCAWGAEEHGIVASLEWAEQFEKQLASRAVAYLNVDMAIEGNYTLRTKSAPLLYDVIFEGTKKIPNPNPEEVAEGRTTVYDTWALRRPDTVQPGLPLMQFIGSGSDYKGFQHNIGIPSMDVRYTHDNATIGEPLYHTLYETFAAVDEIYDRGFLYHKAVTALWGDVAVVLSESKILPYSLGAYADFISRALEGIINTYEDLIATRNITLEFFTEAVANFDKTVKNFTEELKQVDMENPLQVRKVNDQIMMVERAFIDPRGLPGRPEYNHVVMAPSQKDAYSGTAFAGLKDTLVAITETSEDKRDGLWRTFAHHLAAVTHLLNTAAKVLTDDLW; the protein is encoded by the exons TGGTCGCGGTGGTGACTTTCtcggagagagagaagaggttcgAAGAAGCAAAGAAGGTGGTGCCAATACAAGAACTAGAAGAGTACATCATCAACAACATCAATCCTGACAATATCAGAAATTATCTTAG GGAGATGACCAGAAAACCGAGCCTTGGTGGCACCGAGGGAGAGAGGGAGTTGGCTCGATGGATTGAAGGCCACTGGAAGGAACAGGGACTGGACGAAGTGCACCTCGTTCCATACCAAGTTCTTCTCTCGTACCCGAGTCCAGACGTTCCGAATCTG GTTCGCATTGTTGACAGTAACGACGACAGAGCAATATGGGTCTCGGCCTCAAAGCAGAAGCCTCTGTATGCTGAAGAGGAGGACTTACCGGAACTCCCATTTACTTTCAACGGCTACGCGTTCCCCGGCAATGTGACG AGTGATGTAGTTTATGCCAATTACGGACGGGAGCAGGACTTTGACTTTTTGGAGAGTAAAAGTGTCGACCTCACTGGCAAGATCATTATTGCAAGATACGGAAAAATCTACAGAGCCAATATT GCAGAGATGGCAGAGGCCAGAGGGGCCGTCGGTGTGGTCCTCTTCAGCGACCCTATAGATTACTCCCCCGAAGGCTTGGATTTCGTTTACCCTAATTCGTACTTCATGCCCCCCTCAGCTGCTCCATTTGGCACTGTGAAACTGGTGGAAGGCGATCCTCTCACCCCGTTCTATCCTGCCACAG AGAGTGCATTCCACATCCCAGAAGAGGAAGCACGAATTCCAAAGGTGCCCGTTCAACCTATCAGCCCTGAAGATGCGTGGCAAATCCTAAG TCGAATGGAAGGCGAGACAGCACCCAGTGATTGGCAAGGTGGTTTGAACTTTACCTATCGCCTAGGACCAGGATTCCAGCAGAAAAATCTGAAAGTGAACTTggatgtaaataatgaaaatactccCACTACAACGTACAATGTCATTGGCATTATTAAGGGAAGCGTAGAGCCAG ATCGATATGTATTGCTTGGCAACCACTATGATGCGTGGATTTTTGGGTCTATTGACCCTCACTCTGGGACAGCAGCTATGCTAGAGCTTTCTCGCCTCCTAATGCAACTTACAAAGGAAAAAG GTTGGCGTCCGAGGAGGTCGCTGGTCTTCTGTGCTTGGGGCGCTGAAGAACATGGTATTGTTGCTTCCTTGGAATGGGCAGAACAGTTTGAAAAGCAGCTAGCCTCTCGAGCCGTTGCCTACCTTAATGTCGACATGGCTATTGAAG GTAACTACACTCTCCGCACGAAGTCGGCACCTTTGTTGTACGACGTCATCTTCGAGGGGACAAAAAAG ATTCCCAACCCGAACCCCGAAGAAGTGGCTGAAGGTCGAACGACCGTCTACGATACCTGGGCCTTGAGGAGACCTGACACAGTTCAGCCTGGTCTGCCACTGATGCAGTTCATAGGATCTGGCAGCGATTACAAGGGCTTCCAGCATAACATTGGTATTCCGAGTATGGATGTGCGATACACACACGACAAT GCTACTATAGGAGAACCACTGTACCACACACTGTACGAGACATTTGCCGCCGTTGACGAAATCTACGACAGAGGCTTCCTCTACCATAAGGCAGTCACAGCTCTCTGGGGTGACGTCGCTGTGGTGCTTTCGGAGTCGAAG ATACTTCCCTATTCTCTGGGGGCCTATGCTGATTTCATCAGTAGGGCTTTGGAAGGTATTATCAACACCTATGAAGATTTGATCGCCACGAGAAACATCACCTTGG agttCTTCACGGAAGCCGTTGCAAACTTTGATAAGACGGTGAAGAATTTCACAGAAGAGCTGAAACAAGTCGACATGGAAAA tCCACTCCAGGTACGTAAAGTTAACGACCAGATAATGATGGTAGAGAGAGCTTTCATCGATCCACGAGGGTTGCCTGGGAGACCGGAATACAA CCACGTCGTGATGGCACCGAGCCAGAAGGACGCCTATTCAGGAACAGCCTTCGCGGGACTCAAAGACACACTGGTGGCCATTACTGAAACCTCGGAAGACAAACGGGACGGCCTTTGGAGGACCTTCGCTCACCATCTAGCTGCCGTGACGCACCTGTTAAACACTGCTGCGAAGGTACTCACGGACGACCTCTGGTAA